From a region of the Pseudomonas fulva 12-X genome:
- a CDS encoding flavin reductase family protein has product MPTSIGNCQEQETAIDPRALRQAFGTFATGVTVITTHDDEGLPRGMTANSFTSVSLDPPLLLVCVGKSASSYQAFSQAKSFAVNILHEDQVDVSNKFASKAADKFDTVRHDKVHTGAPILTDSLTWFDCSTHQRVEAGDHVVLIGQVQAFGTSPKSPLCFNRGSYASLKNPLPETWLNSHGMVNTYLIEANDSILLRADASGGWTLPESSKIKDKSVLPIGDGSITLLPETTFLYSVFDVDDKDPGYIVFRAQIADDLVAELPDSYRFFPVEELPLDLIPNNEVRAVVRRYVRERKEQRFSIYMGTTDGGRVAMIDGSSQPWADFKREQQL; this is encoded by the coding sequence ATGCCTACCTCGATCGGCAACTGCCAAGAGCAAGAGACTGCAATTGACCCGCGTGCGCTTCGCCAGGCCTTCGGCACTTTCGCCACTGGCGTGACGGTAATCACCACCCATGATGACGAAGGTCTCCCCCGCGGGATGACGGCCAACTCTTTCACTTCGGTTTCCCTGGACCCGCCGCTGCTTCTGGTTTGCGTTGGAAAATCCGCTTCCAGCTACCAGGCTTTCTCGCAAGCTAAAAGCTTTGCAGTCAACATCTTGCATGAGGATCAGGTGGACGTTTCCAACAAGTTCGCCTCGAAGGCTGCGGATAAGTTCGACACCGTAAGGCACGACAAAGTACATACCGGTGCACCGATTCTTACCGACAGCCTGACCTGGTTCGACTGCTCGACTCATCAGCGTGTAGAGGCCGGTGACCATGTTGTGCTGATTGGTCAGGTTCAGGCCTTTGGTACCAGCCCGAAGTCGCCTCTGTGCTTTAATCGAGGCAGCTACGCCAGCCTCAAGAACCCGCTGCCGGAGACGTGGCTGAACTCGCACGGCATGGTGAATACCTACCTGATCGAAGCCAACGACTCGATTCTGCTGCGCGCTGACGCCAGCGGTGGTTGGACGCTGCCTGAGTCTTCCAAGATCAAGGACAAGTCGGTACTGCCTATTGGCGATGGCTCCATCACCCTGCTTCCCGAAACCACCTTCCTTTACTCCGTATTCGATGTCGACGACAAGGATCCGGGCTACATCGTGTTCCGCGCCCAGATCGCCGACGATCTGGTAGCCGAGCTGCCCGATTCCTACCGTTTCTTCCCCGTCGAAGAACTGCCCCTGGATCTCATTCCCAACAATGAGGTGCGAGCTGTAGTGCGCCGCTACGTGCGTGAGCGCAAGGAACAACGGTTCAGCATCTACATGGGCACCACCGATGGTGGCCGTGTGGCAATGATCGATGGGTCTTCTCAGCCCTGGGCTGACTTCAAGCGCGAACAGCAGCTCTAA